The DNA region TACGacgaaacaattcaaaaaatggaaaCTCGCACCTATTACCCATACATAAAAtcgttcaataataatgaCGTTATTGAAATCTCCATAAACCAGAGGGATTCCTGGGTACTGATGCACGAGGCGGCAATTGTGATTGAAGGGGAGCTGAGAAGAGATGGAGGTGAAGGTGAAGTTTCACTGGTCAACAATGCTGGTGCATTTATGTTTGACAATATCACTTACGAACTAAACGGAAAAGAAGTGGACTCTGTTCGTACACCGGGAATCGTCTCCACAATTAGAGGATATCTTTGTTACAATCAAATGGATAGCAATATTTTGAGTACGGCAGGATGGTGTTACCCAAACAATCTAGTTACGACCAAGAACAAGTCAACGTTTGTTTTAAGAATACCACTGCATCATCTGTTTGGTCTATTTATCGACTATAAACTAGCTCAATTTGGTAAACACACCTTAAGATTGGTCAGAGCTCGAAGCGATCTAGATGCTATTGTGTGTAAATCCTTGAAAGATACAGCACCCACCTCAGGTATCATCAAAATGACCAACATTTGTCTAAAAGCACCCATTGTTGTTCCAAATGAcatgctgaaaataaaattgttggattcgataaaaaatgataaacctATACTTTTACCATTCAGAAGATGGGAATATCATGAACTGCCACAATTAACAACTGGATCAACGAAGGAAATTTGGGGTGTGAAAACATGTACAGCTGTGGAGAGTCCACGATTTGTAATTGTTGCTTTTCAATCGGACAAAAGAGAAAATGATTCGGTTGATACGACCGTCTTTGATAATATGCGCGCCTCGGAAGTACGGGTCGTGTTGAACGGTGAATATTATCCAGCTGAACGACAGGGTTTGAATTTTGCCAAACACAGTTATACCGAATCACATTACAACTATACtcagttttttaacaatttcaaacatGATGCATCCCAAGCAAAGCAACCTCTACTCGATTATTCAACGTTTAAGGATAATAccatatttgttattgattgCTCCAAAAGAAATACAGCACTGAAACTGGGTACTATAGatgttaaattggaaattgaatcGAGGGTCGCATTTCCCCAGAAAACAAAGGCATATTGCGTAATCGTGCACGATTGTGTTTTGGAGTATCTACCGCTAAGTGAAATTGTACGCACTGtgacttaaatataagttggaTATCGGCATCACAATGTGAATAGaacgagaaaatatttcattgtgtaAACACCACAACGTCCACAACACTAGCAAACGCATGGAATCCAACAAGACTGTCGACGTCGACGTACCGGcggacaacaacaacaacaacagcaacatcAACAAGAACAAGGAATGTGAAAGTATTGTTGCAATGAATTGCTGGCGGGATGTTTTCGAAAATCCGTttagatttagaaatttaaaatataaacctgTAGTTAGAATAATTACACCAAgaaatgtattgtaaaattaattgtgtgtacgagtagtaaaaatatcataataaaaaaaatcctaaaaatgacagcagtttatcattatcGATTCGACACAGGGTCGTAAACATCCTTCAAactgttgtggttgataagattgcaaccacatgttgggtgggaaaaatattttgtgagaaaactattttaatgtttgcctaatgattataaacaatcctaaatagggcagagcagtttatcattagcgGTTCGACACAGGGTCGTAAACATCCTTCAAactgttgtggttgataagattgcaaccacatgttgggtgggaaaaatattttgtgagaaaactattttaatgtttgtctaatgattataaacaatcctaaatagggcagagcagtttatcattagcgGTTCGACACAGTAAACACCCTTCAacctgttgtggttgataagattgcaaccacatgttgggtgggaaaaatattttgagagaaaactattttaatgtttgcctaatgattataaacaatcctaaatagggcagagcagtttatcattagcgGTTCGACACAGGGTCGTAAACATCCTTCAAactgttgtggttgataagattgcaaccacatgttgggtgggaaaaatattttgtgagaaaactattttaatgtttgtctaatgattataaacaatcctaaatagggcagagcagtttatcattagcgGTTCGACACAGTAAACACCCTTCAacctgttgtggttgataagattgcaaccacatgttgggtgggaaaaatattttgagagaaaactattttaatgtttgcctaatgattataaacaatcctaaatagggcagagcagtttatcattagcgGTTCGACACAGTAAACACCCTTCAacctgttgtggttgataagattgcaaccacatgttgggtgggaaaaatattttgagagaaaactattttaatgtttgcctaatgattataaacaatcctaaatagggcagagcagtttatcattagcgGTTCGACACAGTAAACACCCTTCAacctgttgtggttgataagattgcaaccacatgttgggtgggaaaaatattttgagagaaaactattttaatgtttgcctaatgattataaacaatcctaaatagggcagagcagtttatcattagcgGTTCGACACAGTAAACACCCTTCAacctgttgtggttgataagattgcaaccacatgttgggtgggaaaaatattttgagagaaaactattttaatgtttgcctaatgattataaacaatcctaaatagggcagagcagtttatcattagcgGATCGACACAGAGTCGTAACACATAAACCCTTcacctaaattatattttcatatttccgtatttgtaatgaatttctataaattaattaaccgtcTATATTTAACGTTTAGTTTCGAAATGTCATCGGTACCGAGCTCTTCGTCGCCGTCGTCGTCATCGGCGCCGTCGCTGTCACCGATCATCAAGTACAccttagaaaaaattgaagaatttattcaaacgtGTATAGATCGGGAAAAAATCAAGAGACTtgaactgtataaaaataaaattgagaagGTTGTTAATGTGCGCGAGATTTACACCGAATCTTCTGGTACACATTTTGAATCATGTATTTGGGCTAATCCAACGACTGTCGAGGGACCCGATACTTGTGaatgtttttacatattcCGTGCAGTGTACGAAAGCAATCAACTGATGGGTTTAGACGCTGAGTTGTCTTCACACATTACCGCATCATCACCGTCCTTATCTTCGATGTCCGATTCTTCAGAGGCAATAAATCCATCATACtgtctacaatttttatgtaaaccaGAGAGTTTCGATAAACTTATGATATGTACAATTGAAATGTTAGGCATTATAAGAGAGTTGCTcaagaaataacaataaatttttttttttgctgtaaatttatcttttgttttattcctttgtaaaatacttatatacctagtcaaaattttaaactgcttTAGTGTAAGACAAACCAATCATGCAGTACATACAACAACGTCAAAAGTTACCCATTGAAAATCTAGATTATCTTGATGACGAAGCAGCAACAAGTGTAAAAAACAGAAGGCATGGTGAATTGTTACCCAACTTATTCAGAGCTCTGTTTATTGGACCTTCAAATTGTGGAAAAACAAATGCATTACTGGCTTTAATTTACGATCCGAACGGAGtacgttttgaaaatatttacgtatATTCAAAAACTCTGTATCAGCCAAAGTACAAACTGCTCGAATCCGTTTTAAATCGTGTCAAaggaatagaatattttcagtttagtaACAAGGATGAGTTGATTGAACCGTCGGAAGCTAAATGCAATtcggtatttatatttgacgatgttatatgtgaaaaacagaataaaattcgCGAGTATTACTCCATGTGTAGACACAAGAATATCGATGCCATGTTTGTAGCACAAACATACACCAGTGTATCCAAGCAACTCATTCGCGACAACAGTAATGTAATTGTACTATTTCGACAGAacgagaaaaatttaaagtatgtgTACAACGATCATGTGTCTCCCGACATGGCGTACGAACGATTCAAGGAATTGTGCTGCGACTGTTGGAGGGAAAATTATGGTTGTTTAgtgattattaaagattttcctCTGGACAATGGACGCTTCCGAAAAGGATttgatcaatatataaaagtgtaaGTTTAACATACAACGGAAACAGTCGTGACAATGTCGTCAAACAATACTCAGGTTATGCGTAAAATCGATGAATTATCCCGCAACATACGAAAAAAATACCAGTTACTTAAACAAGACAAATTGGATAGTGAAGCAGTGTTGGGTGAACTATTTACCCCAATCACCAAACCATTAACTGAATTGAcggccaaatttaaaaattctacaaaacAGACCACACCAGCAACAACACAGCAAAAGTTGTACAGCGACCCACCACAATTGAAGAAAATCGCCGACGATGACGACGATGACGTTTCCAGACAGTTAGAATCTgaagatgaaattttttacgATCCGGAACAATCAACTTTGTCCAAGAACAGTAACAGTGATGGTTCATATGACAGCACAAACGACATGTCGACTATCGTCTACACTCCTTTGACTCGTTCATACTTGGACCTGTATTTAAATGACTCTAAAAATAGGGAGGTCGATAAAACGTACGGTGTAAAGTACGATGTAGAAACGGAGCGATGGTTGATtggaaattctgaaattaatttcgataCCGGACTGGATCGTTTTACAATTGGAGGTCGAACGTACGACGGACGAAAAGGCATTTACGAGTTGCTGTTTAAAAAAAGTCCCGTTTTTTTTACAAGACACGATACAAAAgcgtatttagaaattttaaagtgtaCTAATGTACATCGAAGAAATTATGCACCTAATGGCTCTATAAGAGGCACGAATACGCTGAAATACAGAAAAGTGATTAAGCCGCTTATGGAACAATCAAACAAGGGCTCATCAACTGGCGATGGAAgtagaggaggaggaggaggaggaggaggaggatgtGAAGTACAgcgacaacaacaacaacaacatcgACGACGGCAACAACGACGAGTACCCTGTAATACGTTGAATAAACCCATCGAATACGTTTATTGGGATGATGTAAACGAACTGGTACAACGTCTAAAACTATTGGTTTCGTCAAAACATGCCGGAAATAACGCACATGACAATGAGATTATTTCAATCATTGAAGAACTAAAAGAGagtggaataataaattaaaaattttaatgcattttaatcAGTGTAAGAATGGGGCTGAACAAGTTCGGACAGTCCTCACGCAAAGAGTTCAGCAATAAGGatcataaaaattgcaaaCCCGTCTTACTACCCTTTGAGTTTACTCGAGACggaaatattgattgtaaaaGTCGAAAATTGTGTAATGTCTTGGCAGCCACGAACCTTCTCGACGCAGTAAACAAGGAATATGTAGATAAAAGGTTTGAGGATCATGAATacgaaataattgttataaaagagAGATTGGATAAAACTGTAGAATGGATATCATGGCTCATGAACCGATTAGATCCAGCGACACAATCAGATAATCAGTAAAGTGCGAGTGAAACCCTTCAGTTGACAGATGGCTAAACAGACTCGACATGGTagcagcaacaacaacaaaaactacAACAATCGCAAACACCACAACGATAAAATTGACCTGGTAAATGAACTACACCGACCGATGCGTATAAATTTTCCAAGAAGACAAACCGTTGTTAAAGGATTGGATGATTTGTGGCAATCAGATCTTGGAATATTGGACAAGTATGCCAAATACAATAGAAACTATAAATACATACTGGTTGTGATTGATTGTTTCTCAAAGTATTTATGGGTGGAACCATTAAAATCTAAGACGGGGACCGAGGTGGCAAAagcattttcaaaaatactgACGGACAGACGACCGAAAAATCTTCAAACTGATCAGGGCACAGAATATTTCAACAGTTCATTCGAGCGACTGATGAAGCAGCACAACATAAATCATTACAATACGTTTAGCAGCAAAAAAGCAGCGATGGCTGAACGTGTAATACgaacaataaaggagaaattgtataaacatttttcactgGATGGAGAATACAAGTGGCTAGACGTAATTCCTAAAATAGTGTCGGATTATAACAATACAGTGCatcgaacaattaaaatgagaCCGTCGGATGTGAACAAGGAAAATGAAGAACGTTTATACAGAGATGTGTATGCTGGCATTAAAATATGGACGGGACAGGGAAAATTTTCCGTCTGTGATTTTGTACGAATTAGCAAAGCAAAACATGTGTTTGAAAAGGGATACACTCCAAACTGGACCGCTGAAgttttcaagatattcaaAGTGGTGCACAGCAATCCGAGAACGTACATATTAAAAGATCTTGAGGGTACCATAATCAATGGTGGTTTTTATGAACAAGAACTGCAAAAGACAAAACACCCTGACCTGTTTCTAATCGAAAAGGTTTTACGTAGACGGGGTAATTTATTACTCGTCAAATGGTTAGGTTATAAGAAAGAAGAATggattgacaaaaataacgtTGTAGAGTAACCTGTAGAGACATGTTGAGATCTGTCGAGACCTGTtgtacaattttctgggggTTAGTTGGGCGAGATTTCGTTATTTGTGTATGTGTATGTATGTTTAGTAGAGTTTCAAAACTCGGTCCGTGCAGACTAAatagtgaataaaattgtaataatagataacgtaaaaagaaaaagacaaCGAGATGAACTTTACGGACTCTTGTGGAACAACAGTTGTGGATATTGCGGAGCAAGGCATCAATTACAATGCCGAGTTGGATCGCATGTGGAGGAACTTTCAAGTAGAGATTCAGAAAGAAAAACATCTTTTGTTTTGCACCACCCACGAATTCAGTCATGTTTGCCAATATGAAATTGAGTGTGGATTAAGTGTTGTCAGAGACTGTACACCTGTAGTTAGAATAGTGAACACCTGTGAAGATGAAACCAACGTGTCCTTTGACATTGAAGAATGGATAAACtttattcgaattattcagaatatttcaaCTGAGCAATCGGAGGAGATGAGCAGTTTATCAGTTACATTTCAAAAAGTGTCcgaagaaatttgtttatcatacGATCcgatatttaattgtgtaaatttatatcgaGCAGACAGTTGTGTACTTTTACACATGTgcgacattgaaaatattattttgttaaatggtaTAATGTGTAGTATAATAGAAATCTTGACAACGGCATTCCCCTCTCCTTTTCTTCCTCTTCATACCgataattgtttgtaattgttaGAATATGTACGaatgttacattaataataattaaatttatattgtaattattgtaggTTTATcagtttagtaattatatttgtaaaaatattatacattttgtgaaataaatactgtatactctatttcattgttttatttacatacattttaatttacgacTATGGCATTTTTATTGTGCATCATTGTCGTTCATTCAAGTTGAGATATGATAACTTGTACAGACAAGTTGGATTTACTCTGTCAAGTCACGCCTACTACTACCACCACCACCAACactattttgtgattattggtCGGGAGGGTGAGGGTGaactttactttttacattttcattctcATCGGTATCATTCCATCAGTGGCAGCTTTCGTTTTACCATCACCATCATCATCACTATCATCATCATTAATCAGGGtaagtacaaataattaataacttttgtataaatgtatgttatatgaatatttctcTAAGCAGTGAACAGAAACATGGATTTGCAACAAATCAACGCTGTAACCGATCAGAACAGAAAACCCATATCCAAGCTGACCAGTCTACAGGAAGGAGAAGGTCATTTGATACTCGGGATGAGGATAGTGAATGGCACATTCGGTAAAAGTGTCTTGGTGGAGTTGGAAAAAACTGTAGTGTTTCTGCCGAATCGAGCGACCCATGTACTGGAGGCCAACATCGAGAAGTTTGAACCGGAAAAATACTTGCTTGTATTCACAGGTCAACAACTCATTGGTGGTTACTCCAAGCCACTTGCcacatttcaaattgttacgaaataataataaaaattatacattatataaatacacaataataaaatcctaattataaattaattgcattttcattCACTCTTGCGTCTTCCTACGTTTTTGGCCTGACGTGGCCCAcgactcatacactcgtgacgtcacttctacgcttttggtctgaagtggcccacgaacaggtaaaaataaacaaatgcgcGCATACGCGTCTTCCTTCGCTTTTGGACtcaagtggcccacgaaaggtgcgcatgtcatacactcgtgacgtcacttctacgcttttggtctgaggtggcccacgacaAGGGTGGCGCTTGCCCACATACCGACAAAGGCTATAAACCATCACAAACAGATGAGTGGCGCGTGCCCACATGCCGACAAAGGCTACAAACCGCCCCAAACAGAGGGGTGGCGCGTGCTCACTTGCCAACAAAGGCCAGCAACCACCCAAACAGATGGGCGGCACGTGCCGACAgggtcgtgacgtcactcctACGCTGTTCGTCTCAAGTGCCCCACTGGCGCCGGAGGGGAGGGGGGagtcgtgacgtcacacctacgctGTCTGTCTCAAGTGCCCCATATTCTActgatcagacatgtgttagatgatgatattcttccaggtaaatagaaaggaagaatgtatgaatattgaatgtgtttcttttgtttgataaacaaactgccttcgttgctaatgaacccagattatttacaaaacaaaacttgttcatttag from Aethina tumida isolate Nest 87 chromosome 1, icAetTumi1.1, whole genome shotgun sequence includes:
- the LOC126264188 gene encoding uncharacterized protein LOC126264188: MSSYNQVFEVYRKPRYDETIQKMETRTYYPYIKSFNNNDVIEISINQRDSWVLMHEAAIVIEGELRRDGGELPQLTTGSTKEIWGVKTCTAVESPRFVIVAFQSDKRENDSVDTTVFDNMRASEVRVVLNGEYYPAERQGLNFAKHSYTESHYNYTQFFNNFKHDASQAKQPLLDYSTFKDNTIFVIDCSKRNTALKLGTIDVKLEIESRVAFPQKTKAYCVIVHDCVLEYLPLSEIVRTVT